From the genome of Photobacterium sp. TLY01:
GCGTTTTTCCATGTAGAGGCGGCCGGTGTCGACGGCCATTGCCAGAAACAGCACCATGCTGACCATGAGTAAAATCAGACCGATCCCGACCGCGCCGCGCTGACGGGATATCCGGGAATAACGACCAGGCGATCTCGATGGACTCAACATATCCTCGCTCCTCAGGACGGCATTCAGTGATCACACGGATAGACCCTTGTGCCGCCAGTGCTGATGGATCAGCCTCATGTTCCGTAAAGTGGATTCCCGCCTGCGCGGGAATGACAAGTTCATCCGCGGAAATGACAAGTCATGCGCGGAAATCTGGCGTTTCGTTCACCCTTAACTGCCGCCAAAATTATCTTGAATAAATTTATCCGGAATCGGGTGACTGAAGCTTTGCTGCATGCGCTCTTGTGTGGCCTTCGCGGCTTCCGGCGTCAGGGTATCAGTCTGGGATGTTGCCATCTGGCCGCGCGTCTGCATATTCAGCCAGAGCTGTGTCATGTTCTTGCGCTCGCTTTTCATCACAGGTTTTAACTGCGCTGTGCTGGTTGTTGCCGGGTACGCGCTGATTTTTCCCGCATCTGTCGCTGAACGTGTTTCTGCCATAACTGGCGCGGCAGCGCCTGCAAGCGCAAACGCCATCGCAGTGATCAAAGAGGTGTATGTCCTTTTCATCACAAAGCTCCTGTACTTTCTTTGCCCGATTGAGAAGGATCCAGCTGCAACGGCCTGAAGGCAGTAATGGCATCCATCATTTCCTGCTGATCGGCATAGTCCCATTCAAACCGGGAAGCCAGCGTCGCAGCCGCTTGTTTCTGGTTGGTTTTCAGTAGAACAAACCACAGATTTTTCGCCGCATTCGGGTGCGATGGATTCAGCTCCAACGCGGTTAACAATTCATCTCTGGCTTTCTGATCCTGCCCTGTGACCAGCAGCAGAAAGCCCAGATCATTACGGACATCGGCTTCAACCGGGGCGGCTTTGGCGGCTTTTTCCATCCACTTCATGGCGTCCTGCATCTTGCCCTGATACGAAGCAATCAAGCCCAGTCCGTGATACGCACTGCCGGCCAGGCAGGTGTTCAGCATCTCTTGATACAAAGCGGACGCTTCATCCCATTTGCCCAGTTTGCGGTAACTATCGGCGCGCATGATTTTCACACTCAGGCCATCCTCGTCCAAATCATCCAGTGCCGCCAGCGCCAGATAATACTGGCCTTGATCCATTTGCTGTTTCACCATCGACAGCTTCATGCCGTCTTTGGCGATCAGTGTTTCACCACAAGCGCCGGACTGTACGGCCTTGTTGGCTGTTTGCTGAGCCGTTTCTTCCTCAGGCGAGCCGGCACATGCCATCAGCGTCATTGCCAGCAGGCCGCTAGCCCAATAGCGGCCATGTCTGAACGATCGGTTCCTGAACGGGCTTTTCATATGCGCATCCTTGTCATTTTTATTTTTTTCTTGACGGCTACAGGCCGAAAGCAAAAAGACTTAACTGCCTATCGCCTTAATGAGGGCCATGAAGCCCGGTCCGGCTAATACGACAAACAAAGCCGGAAACAGAAACACCATCATGACCACTGACATTTTCCCCGACAGCTTGGTGACTTTTTCCTGCAGCTGCGTCCGCCGTCTGTCCTGCAACAACTGAGACAACTGATTCAGGGAAGCCGACATATTGCCGCCGGTTTCAGAGACCTGCGCCAGCATGGTTAACAAATCCTGCATGCCGGTTGAATCGTTCACACTGGCCACTTCACTGAATGCCGAGGCGCGTTCCTGGCCCGCTTCAATTTTGCTGAGTACCAGTTTGAGTTCTTTATTCAGTTCAGGAGTCAGTTCCGACAATTCACGGGTCAGAGTGCGTAACAGGCTCTCCAGCGACAGACCGACATCCCACAAAATTTTCATCACTTGCAGACCGATAATCATTTCTTCATCGATGATCCGGGTGCGTCTGGCGGCTTTTTTCTTCAGCCATTGAATGGTGAGATAGGCCGTCCCGAGCGCACTGATAAAGACGAAACTGATTTTATTGTTTACCGATGCCTCGGCCTGAATGAGCTGACTGGCAACCACCAGCTGAACGGCACACCACACGGCAGCCATCCTGAATACGGCCAGTGTCTGTTCACGGTTGGAGATGTATCCGGCTTTGCGCATCATCTCCAGAATTTCGCTCAGAAATGAGGCGTTGCGCCGCTTGGTTTTGCCCCACAACATCTGGCCGGTTTGAATCACGCGCTCACCGGGTGTCTTCCCCAGCGATTTGGCAAGGTTTTGCTCTACACTCCGTGCTTTTTGTAATTTCACTGACCAGTACATCAGACCGGCCCCGCCTGCCGTGAGCAATAAACTGGCCATGACCCAATACGCGGTGACTGTCATTGTGTTTCCCTACCTGTACTTCTGAACCACTGAAACTGGCGGCATGAATCCCGCCCAACCCCTTTATAGCGACCGAACCATGCGCCACAACACCAGGGCGCCCATTACCTGGGCGCCAATGCCCAGCATCAGCGCCTGTCGGCCGGACTCATCTGCCCACATCGACAACAACTGCTGAGGATTCGACACCAGCATATACATCGCCATAGCCGTTGGTGCCACGCCCATCACCCAGGCCGTCACCCGGGTTTCGCCTGTCATTGATTTCAGTTCGCGCTGACTGCGCTCCTGCTGATGCAGCAGCTCAACCAGATTTTCCAATGCCGCGGTCACGCTGCCGCCAAACTGGTGATTCACCTTAAACACAGAGCCAAGCAAGGCAAACTCCTGCACACCCGTGATCTTGGCTTCTTTATAGAAGGAGTCGTAAAGCTCTGTACCCAGGCTGGTGCGCTGAACTGCCCGCTGAGCAGCACTGCGTAAAGGGTTATTCATGGCGGGCAACACCTGTTCAACCGCTTTGTTGAGTGACATACCCACATGAATACGGCGATTGAGATGATCAATGAATCCCGGTAACTGCTGCAGGATTTTCCGCCGTTTATTGCTTTTTCGGATCTGCCCCAGCAGAAGAATCAACCCCACAGACACACACAAACCAATGCCCAATCCACCGATACCTGACAGGCGCGCCAGCAAGAAAGGCCCGCACAACAGGCAAACTGAATAAACCACCAGCATATAAGCCGATGTGCTCAACCCCAGTCGCTGCCAGTGCTCCAGCATGCGATCCTTGCGCTGTACCGGTCGTTCGCCAGCGCCCTTTTTCTGAGCTTTCTCTTTCGCAGCTTTTTCTGTCGCAGCTTTGGGACGCCGGGTTGCAATCACCATCAACACGCAACTGGCAATCAGCAATACACCCGCGATAAAGATCGCGCTGTTCATAGCCCTTCCTCCAGCTTTTTCCGCAGGTGGGCTGACATGGCATCCACAGGCAGGAAATCTTCCGTTTGCGGGTTGTATTGATACAGTTCCTGAATACGGATCTGATCGTCCGCCACATCCTGCACCTCAACGATGTGAGTAATGACCCGCTTACCGTTTGGCAGGCGTGAAACCTGAATAATCATATCCAGTGCGGTGGCAATAATTTGTTTGATCAGCGATTCCGTGGAAGTAAAACCGGCCAGGGTCACCATCATTTCCAGCCGCACCAGTGCATCACGCGGTGAGTTCGCATGCAGAGTACTCATCGACCCCTGGTGGCCCGTGTTCATTGCCTGCAGCATATCCAGCACTTCGCCACCACGGCTTTCACCCAGAATGATGCGGTCGGGCCGCATCCGCAGGGCATTTTTAAGCAAATCCCGGGCGGTGACTTCACCATGGCCTTCTGAGTTCGGCGGGCGGGTTTCCAGACGAACGACGTGTCCGTTCCTGAGCTGCAGTTCGGCGGCATCTTCAATGGTTACAATCCGCTCGCCGGTATTGATGTACTGGCTGAGAATATTGAGCAAGGTCGTTTTACCTGACCCGGTTGACCCGCTGATCAGAATATTAAAGCGCGATTTCGCACAGCTTCTCAGCAATTGATGCATGGCAACGCTCATGGCGCCATTTTGAATTAAGGTATCTGCCGTCAGGCCTTCTTTTTTGAATTTCCGGATCGACAGACAAGGGCCGTCAATCGACAGAGGCGGGATCACCGCATTGATCCGGCTGCCATCGGGCAAACGGGCATCCACCATGGGATTGGACTCGTCAATCCGCCGGCCGATCGGCGAGATCATGCGGCGAATGACCCGTAAGACATGCTGATCGTTCATGAACCGCAGGGAAATCCGGCTTAACTGACCACTGCGTTCAACATAAATGTTTTTCGGGCCGTTAATCAGAATATCGTCGATGTTTGGGTCATCCAGCAGGTTCTGTAACGGGCCAAAGCCGACGATTTCATCCATCAGCTCCGCGACCAGCTCCTGCAGGTTCAAATGCTGACTCACTTCCTTATGTTGCTGAAAATACTGACGAACATAATCATGAACATGCGGCTGCATTTCCTGACGTTCCATCTCAAACATCAGGCCGTCTTCTTCCAGCTGCTCGATGATGTAGCGGTGTAATTCCGCTTTCAGCGCCAGGGTCGATTCTTCTTGCTGAATCACCAGTTCCCGGCTTGGCCACATCATTTCATTTCCCATACCGACTCCTTGATTTGAGAAATCACCTGAACCTTTCTACCAGCCCAGCGAAAACTGCCAGCGTGATTTTTCAGTCGGCAGCCAGAGCAATTTCTCAACCGCCTTGATATACAATCTGAACTCGCCGCTGGGCGGAAACAGTGCGTTGGCATTGATGTCAGTGATGACAGCAAAGGTGTACGGCAAATCGCCGCGAACCAGGACCGGAAGCTGATTCTGAATCATCTCTTTGCCTGGCATGACTTCCGGGGAAAAAGGTGCCAGCACTAAATTCACGCTGCCCGGCCTGATCCCCTGGAGATACAGTAATTCCGCCAGATCACAGGCACTTTTCAGACTGACATTTTTCTGATCGGCCAGCAGCCAATGCTGATCGCAGCGATTGACCATAAAAAACAGCAAAGGGCTGGGTGGCATACCGGTGAGGTTAATGACGATATTGCTGTACATGCCTTCCAGCAGATCCATCACGTCCACCAGCGCTTCCAGGGTCACAGCACTGTAATTGTCTGCATCCGGCATACCGATCACATGAATACCAGCTGCGGCGTCCAGATCCTGCTCCTCCAGCCACTGCGCACTGAGATAATCTTTCTTTTCCAGCAAGGTGAGAAAATCAATCCGGTCACCGCTCCCCAGATATGAAGACACATCGCT
Proteins encoded in this window:
- a CDS encoding DUF3613 domain-containing protein is translated as MKRTYTSLITAMAFALAGAAAPVMAETRSATDAGKISAYPATTSTAQLKPVMKSERKNMTQLWLNMQTRGQMATSQTDTLTPEAAKATQERMQQSFSHPIPDKFIQDNFGGS
- a CDS encoding M48 family metallopeptidase, coding for MKSPFRNRSFRHGRYWASGLLAMTLMACAGSPEEETAQQTANKAVQSGACGETLIAKDGMKLSMVKQQMDQGQYYLALAALDDLDEDGLSVKIMRADSYRKLGKWDEASALYQEMLNTCLAGSAYHGLGLIASYQGKMQDAMKWMEKAAKAAPVEADVRNDLGFLLLVTGQDQKARDELLTALELNPSHPNAAKNLWFVLLKTNQKQAAATLASRFEWDYADQQEMMDAITAFRPLQLDPSQSGKESTGAL
- a CDS encoding type II secretion system F family protein; amino-acid sequence: MTVTAYWVMASLLLTAGGAGLMYWSVKLQKARSVEQNLAKSLGKTPGERVIQTGQMLWGKTKRRNASFLSEILEMMRKAGYISNREQTLAVFRMAAVWCAVQLVVASQLIQAEASVNNKISFVFISALGTAYLTIQWLKKKAARRTRIIDEEMIIGLQVMKILWDVGLSLESLLRTLTRELSELTPELNKELKLVLSKIEAGQERASAFSEVASVNDSTGMQDLLTMLAQVSETGGNMSASLNQLSQLLQDRRRTQLQEKVTKLSGKMSVVMMVFLFPALFVVLAGPGFMALIKAIGS
- a CDS encoding type II secretion system F family protein, giving the protein MNSAIFIAGVLLIASCVLMVIATRRPKAATEKAAKEKAQKKGAGERPVQRKDRMLEHWQRLGLSTSAYMLVVYSVCLLCGPFLLARLSGIGGLGIGLCVSVGLILLLGQIRKSNKRRKILQQLPGFIDHLNRRIHVGMSLNKAVEQVLPAMNNPLRSAAQRAVQRTSLGTELYDSFYKEAKITGVQEFALLGSVFKVNHQFGGSVTAALENLVELLHQQERSQRELKSMTGETRVTAWVMGVAPTAMAMYMLVSNPQQLLSMWADESGRQALMLGIGAQVMGALVLWRMVRSL
- a CDS encoding CpaF family protein, yielding MGNEMMWPSRELVIQQEESTLALKAELHRYIIEQLEEDGLMFEMERQEMQPHVHDYVRQYFQQHKEVSQHLNLQELVAELMDEIVGFGPLQNLLDDPNIDDILINGPKNIYVERSGQLSRISLRFMNDQHVLRVIRRMISPIGRRIDESNPMVDARLPDGSRINAVIPPLSIDGPCLSIRKFKKEGLTADTLIQNGAMSVAMHQLLRSCAKSRFNILISGSTGSGKTTLLNILSQYINTGERIVTIEDAAELQLRNGHVVRLETRPPNSEGHGEVTARDLLKNALRMRPDRIILGESRGGEVLDMLQAMNTGHQGSMSTLHANSPRDALVRLEMMVTLAGFTSTESLIKQIIATALDMIIQVSRLPNGKRVITHIVEVQDVADDQIRIQELYQYNPQTEDFLPVDAMSAHLRKKLEEGL